DNA from Evansella sp. LMS18:
ATATTAATGAGGGGAACGTGATGCCTCAATTCCTCAGAAATTCCTTCATTTAGTTCTTTCTCGTTAGTTGCAATTACAGCCAGAAAACAACCTGCGGGAAGGTCCCCGGCAACGGAACCGATATCCTCCGAGCTGTATGCTTTTTCCACATAATGAAACTGCGGGCGGTATTCCTCCAGTTCCTTCGCCAGCCCCTTACTAATGACTGTTACTACCGCCCCTTCCCCAAGGAGGAAACGAACCTTCCTTGCTGCAATCCTTCCCCCGCCGATAACGAGGCATTGTCTTCCGTCTAATTTAATCATTAATGGTGTGGTCATCACTACACTTCCCTTCTGCCTCTGCTTCCGCCTCCCCTATCTGCTGTTCTATCCACCTTGCTACCAGATTGTGCGGCACTATCGTTTTTCCATTCCAAATATAATCCAGACCGTCCAGTTTAGCCGGAATACTTTTCTTCGTTAAGTAGCCTTCGCTTAATACTAATGGGATGACAAGCACTTTGCCGCCCTTACTCAGCAGATCCTCCGCAGCCTCCCTCAAGTTATCCGGGTAAAGTGACCCATATTCCACCTGCTCAAAAGCAAATCGCCTTTCTAGGCCAGACTTTATTTTTTCAAGCTGCTCCGACCATTTCTCAGATAAACTAGGTTGCTTGCTTCCATGGGCTGCAATCAGCAGGGACTCTTTCTCAGGCGCCTTTGACAGTTCCTGAATTTGATCTGATAGAATATCCAGCACTATGGGATGTGCATTCATTGGTTCGCGCCAGATAACTGGCACCTGCAATTTTACTGGCTGAATGTCTGCTCTGCCGGAAAAAGCATGAGAAATACCTAAAGCAAATTTTATTTCCTCAATATGACTGCTTCCGGAGGACACAAATAACGGGACGATAATAATTTGTGTAACGCCCATTTCTTCCAGCTCTTCAATTCCCCTTTCAATTGTCATTACACTGAATTCCAGGTAACTAATTACGATAGGGTATGCACACTGAACTTTATCCACCGTTCTTTTAATTTGATCCTCCCATCCTTGGCTTTTAGATCCATGGGCGATGATTAACACGCCATACTTAGTCTCCAATTTAAAAACTCCCTCTTTTTTCAGCTGGTCTATCAGCTTCAAATTTTCCACATCGATACCTATCCTTTTGTCACCTAAACCGTATAGAAAGATTGTTAAATAGGAATGTTCAAAAATTCGACCTATGTTTCACAGGCACTCGGGTAAAACCTGATTATAATTACGTTATAAGCAATTTACATTTCAAGCGTTGTTTTAATAGTGGGAAAATGGGAAACGCATACTGACATTTCCTTCCCCACATTGATCATACAACAAGTTAATGCCTTTTTTAAAAGGCGAATTTGTGAAATGTTGAGCATTTATAACTGGAGGGGGCCTTCATGATGAAAAAACAGCTGGTGATGATTGGAAATGGTATGGCGGGTGTCCGCTGTATCGAAGAAATACTTAAACGAAATCCTGAGCAATTTGAAATCACTATAATTGGGGATGAACCTCACCCTAACTATAACCGCATTATGCTTTCCAATGTACTGCAGGGAAAAGCAGCAATCAATGAGATTACTATAAACGACTGGAACTGGTATAAGGAATATGGAATCACTCTCTATACTGGCGAAAAGGTTACTGAAATAAGAAAAGATGAAAAAGTAATTGCTACAGATAATGGCCGGACTCTTCCATACGACGAGTTAATTATAGCTACAGGATCAAGAGCATTCATTTTACCAATCCCTGGAGCTGACCTGGAAGGTGTGATTGGTTTCCGCACCATTGAAGATACAGAAAAAATGATCGATATAGCGAGGAAAAAATCAAAAGCGGTTGTCATCGGTGGCGGTCTTCTTGGACTAGAAGCAGCCCGGGGACTGATTGATCAGGGCATGGAGGTTCATGTCGTCCACCTGCTGCCAACGCTTATGGAACAGCAGCTCGATCAGCCGGCTGCCAGGATGCTCAAAAAAGATTTAGAGAAACAGGGCATGAAGTTCCTGATGGAAAAACAAACAACTGAAATATATGGCAATGAAAATGTGGAAGGTATAAAATTCTCCGACGGCTCCACCATTGAATGTGACTTAGTGGTTATGGCAGTTGGAATCAGCCCGAACACGAGCCTGGCAAAAGACGCTGGCTTCGATGTGAACCGGGGGATTATTACGGATGACTATATGCGCACTTCCTTCCCTTCTGTTTATGCGATTGGGGAATGCGCCGAGCACCGTGGGGAAACATACGGCCTTGTAGCTCCCCTTTATGAGCAAGGTGCCGTACTCGCTGATTTTATTACAGGAAAAGCCACAGAAGGCTATCAAGGAAGTGTTTTATCCACTCAGCTCAAAGTTGCGGGCTGTGATCTCTTCTCGGCCGGTCAAATCCATGAAGATGATTCCACAGATTCTATCGTGGTACATGACTCTGTCGCCGGTGTATACAAAAAGGTACTGACCTCTGATAACAAAGTAACAGGTATCGTTTTGTACGGTGACGCATCTGACGGAAGCAGACTGTTTTCCATGCTGAAAAAAGGAACGGATATTACCGAATTTACAACAGCCTCTATCCTGCAAAAAGCAGGCGAACAGGAGGATCCGAACCAGCTTATTGCAGAAATGCCTGCTGAGGAGACGGTTTGTGGCTGTAATGGAGTCACAAAAGGGACGATTGTCCGCTCTGTCCTTGAGGACGGACTTAACACTTATGATGAAGTTAAGATCTGCACAAAGGCCGGCGCGTCCTGTGGAAAATGCAAGCCCATGGTTGAAGCTATACTCTCTTACACACTTGGTGACTCCTTTGATGCTGCGGCCCAGAAAACAGGAATGTGCGGCTGTACAGAATTAAGCCGTGATGAAGTTGTGGAGCAAATCAAGGAAAAAGGAATGCAGTCACCAATGGAAGTTCGTTTCGTATTAGGATTCTCAAGCCCTGAAGGCTGCTCAAAATGCCGTCCGGCTCTGAACTATTACATGAGGATGCTTTATCCGGAAACATATGAGGATGATAAGGCCTCCCGCTTCGTGAACGAGCGTATGGAAGGAAATATTCAGAAAGACGCGACCTTCTCGGTTATCCCCCGCATGTACGGCGGAACCACAACGGCAGACGAGCTGATACGGATTGGAGAGGTTGCAAAAAAATATGAGGTGCCGCTCGTTAAGATTACCGGTGCAAGCCGGATAGGCCTTTACGGTGTAAAAAAAGAGGATCTCCCTCTCGTATGGCAGGACCTGGAGATGCGTTCAGGTTATGCCTATTCCAAATCGTTAAGGAATGTAAAGTCCTGTGTCGGTTCCCGTTTCTGCCGTTTCGGAACGAAGGATTCTTTAGGACTGGGTATCACATTGGAGAAAGAGCTTGAGATGATTGACACGCCTCACAAAATGAAGATGGGTGTGACAGGATGCCCGCGAAACTGTGCGGAAGTGCTCACAAAAGATTTCGGTGTTGTCTGTGTGGAAAACGGCTATCAGCTTTATTTTGGAGGGAACGGCGGAACGGAAGTAAGAGAAGGTGACTTCCTTGCCATTGCAGCCAAAGAAGAAGAAGTACTGGCGAATGCAAAAGCATATATGCAGTTTTACCGTGAAACAGGGGTTTATGGTGAGCGAACAGCCACCTGGACAGAAAGAATAGGCTCTAAATTAATTAAAGAAGTTCTCCTGGACAACGCCCAGCGTGCGGAGCTTATAGAACGCTTTGAACAAGCAAGAAAGACTTACCGCGAAGCATGGGGAGCTATGCTCCAGCATACAGAACAGAAAAAAATGTATGAAGTGGTCAGGAAATAATTTTTCCAGACGAATCTCGAACCAGTCATACATTGAATGGAGGAACCGGTGATGAATCTGACAATAGAACGTGTGAAACTATTTAATTTAAATGAGCTGCCTGTATTAATGGGCAAAGAGACAGAAATAAATGGAGTGTCCATCGCAGTTTTCCGCTTAAGCAATGGAGATGTCCGGGCAATCGGGAGCCGCTGCCCCCATACTAACGGACCACTGGCGGAAGGTATTGTGGCAGGAGAATACGTATACTGCCCGCTCATGGACTGGAAGGTTTCCCTTATAACCGGGGAAGTACAGCCGCCAGACGAAGGCAGAGTTGAAACTTATAAAACAGAAGTAATAAATGGAGAAGTCTTTATACTTCTTTAAATGGGGGATGGAAATGAGCGGGTTTGTATCGTTTGTGGGGGCTGGTCCCGGGGATATTGGGCTGATAACAGAAAAAGGAATACGCCGTTTAAAGAGCGCTGATGTTGTATTATACGACCGGCTGGCGAATCCAAGGCTACTCAGATTTACGAAGCCGGACTGCAGGCTCGTTTACTGCGGAAAGCTGCCAGACCGCCATGTTATGCGTCAGGATATGATTAACAGGGCACTCACAGATTTTGCTTTACAGGGCCTTCAGGTGGTTCGTCTAAAAGGAGGAGACCCTTCCGTTTTCGGCCGTGTCGGTGAAGAAGCGAAAGCACTCAAAGAGGCTGGTATTGAATATGAAATCGTGCCAGGCGTTACCGCAAGTGTCGCAGCAGCCAGCTACGCCGGGATCCCGGTAACACACCGGGATTACAGTACGAGCTTTACGGTACGAACAGGCCATTACTGTTCCAATAGTACTGGAAAAATAAATGAATCTGTGAAGAACGCTGATACCATTGCTTACTATATGGGGATAAAAAATCTGCCTGCACATTGTGACCAATTAATAAAAGACGGGCTGCCATCAACAACAAAGATTGCTGTTGTTGAATGGGCGACTACCGGAAAACAGCGCACAGTGGAAGGATCACTGGAAACGATCAATGAAAAAGTGATTTCAAACAAAATTCAGAATCCTGCTATGGTGATTATCGGTGATGTTGTATCAATGAGAAAGGAGCTTGCATGGTATGAGAAGAAGCCCCTTCTCGGCAAGCGTTTATTAATTGCAAAAGCTTCTCCTTCAGAAAGTGAAATAGAGAGGTATTTCCTTGATTCAGGCGCGGAAGCGTATGCTTTCCCTACTCTTACAATGAAGAAAACCAAACTGTCCAACGAAGATGTTGAGCATATCACGGGAAGTGGCAGGCTTATATTTACCGCTCCGGAAAGTATCGATATCGTTATGGAATCTTTACTTGAAGCAGGTTTTGATGTACGTGACCTCCCCCGCTGGATTGGCTGTTTGTCAGAAAAAACGTTGCAGGCATTACGGTTAAAAGGGATCATTGGCCATAAACTTCAGAAGACGGAAGCAAATTCTGTTGTTGTTGGCCCTGAATCACAACAATTCAATGTTACTTTTTCCACTCATCGCATTGTAAGAGACCAACGATTCAAGGAGCTGGAAGAGAGGCTCCTAGCTGAAGAGAAGTGGGAGACTGTTGTTTTTCCGAACCGCTCCTCTGTAGACTGGTTTACGCAGGAAGCTGATGCTGCCGGACTTCCCCTGTCTTTATTGAAGTTTGCGTATATTGGCAATCAGGTAAAGGCGTATGCTGAGGAAAAAGGGTTCCAGGAGATAGACGAGGAAATACAGCGTGAGATAGAAAGCTGGAAAACAAATAGAAGCAAGGTTGTATCGGCTGGCTAAAATAAAGTTTTTGTTCCATTCTGCAATCCTGCAAAGAAAAGATGCACAACCGGCGGCTCCCCCCGCTGGCTGTGCATTTTTTCTATGGGTTTATTTCTGAAAACATAAGCGCCTCAGACAGTTAGTTTTTCCAGCGCCATCTGCTTCAGCTCTTCTATCAACGAAGGTGCATACAAACCAGTAATTATTTCAAATCTATGATTTTTATCATTCCAGGCCAGAATATCAGAAACGGTCCACTCCCCTTCTTCCTGGAAGCGTTTTTTAAGAACTACTATCCCGTCTATGTTTTCAGGATTATCTCTTGATTCATATTTTATGGAAACTGTCAGATCGAGATTCTTTTTCAATAAATTTATATCAGATAACTCAGCGGTTTTTATATACATTTCCTCACATCCTCTTCTATCAGGATGGCCAGAAAGTGAGGAATTTATTAAAGGTGAGTGCTTTTTATTTAAACGGCATTATAAAAGGTACATCAGCCAATGTGATGCACCTTCTTCATTAAGAATATTTCAGAAAAGTCAGAAGTCTTCTATTACATAGCCCGCATACCGCCATCGATTGTATAAATGCCTCCCGTAATGAAACTAGCTTTTTCAGATGCTAGGAAATAGACCAAATCGACAATTTCCTGATTCTCCGCATACCTTCCAAGAGGAATTGCCGCTGCAAAATTTTGCTGTGCTGCTTCTGCGTTCTCAGGGCTGAAGCCAGCTTCTAAAGAGCGCATCATTCTGTTATTTACTGGTGAAGGGCATACAGCATTAACACGAATTCCGTCTGGTGCTCCTTCTAAGGCTGCTGTTTTTGTTAATCCTAATACGGCGTGCTTGGACGCGATATAGGCGGAAACACCGGCTGTTCCCCCGAGCCCGGCAACAGAAGCAGTATTAATAATTGAACCACCCTTATGTTCTTTCATAATCGGCATAATATATTTCATGCCATAAAATACGCCTTTAACATTCACATCTAAAACCTTGCTGAATAAGTCAGATGGATATTCAGGAATGGGGATAACCTTTCCTTCAATACCTGCGTTATTGAAAAACACATCAACGGTTCCGAAAGCATCTAATGTTTCGTTAACGTAATTTTCCACCTGAGCCTCATCAGATACATCTGCAGCAACTGTAATATATCTGTCTTCCTTAAGATCCAATTCAGTTGCCACTCGGTCCAGTTCTTCCTGGTCCAGGTCTACTAATGTAATCTTTGCACCGTCAGCTGCAAAAGTCTTTACAGCTTCTTTACCGATTCCCCCGGCCGCACCAGTAATAATAACAACTTTTTCATTAAAACTCATAGTAACATCCCCCTCAGTCAGTATATTGTGATTCATTTCACAACTTAATTTTACCTGATATATTTCTGCTGAAAGACTAAGAGTTGTGTATAAATTGCAAACTTTAATTCAAAATACACTCACTCTGCTGAATAGTAAAAACGGACAGCGCAAAGGCACTGTCCGTTATATAAAATCTCTATTTTTCTGTTAATCTACTACTCGTATTTCCACAGAACGTCTCCCGAAGGATAACGCGTCAGAGCGGTTTGGCATAAAGATATCTATCTTATTGCCTTTTATCGCCCCGCCTGTATCAGCTGCGAGGAAGGTGCCGTAACCTTTCACTTCTACGCGGGATCCGAGAGGAATCACACTTGGGTCAACGGCGATTACTTTTGCGTTAGGGTTTGCCTTCAGGTCGATACCTGTGCGGGTCACCCCTGAACAGCCATTACAGCTGGCGGTATAAGCAGTTGCTGAGAAGGTTCTCCAGCCGCCGCTGTCAGAGTTAGAGCCTGACGAATTGTTCTGGCTGCTGCCAGAGTTCGAACTTGAATTTGATCTGCTCACTTGTTCTGAGTTATTACTGCCTGATTCCTTTTTAGCCTGTTGTTCTTCAGCCTTTTTACGGGCTGCCTCTTCCTCTGCTCTCTTCTTAGCCGCTTCTTCCTCGGCTTTAGCCTGAGCTGCTGCTTCCTCTTCGGCTTTTTTCTTAGCTGCCTTGTCTTCCGCAGCCTTGGCCTGTGCAGCACTTGCCTGAGCTTTTTCTTCTTCCGCTTTAGCTCTGGCTGCTTCTTCCTCGGCTTTAGCCTGAGCTGCTGCCTCTTCTTCCGCTCTCTTCTTAGCCGCTTCTTCCTCGGCTTTGGCCTGGGCTGCTAATTCAGCTTCCCTTTCAGCCTGCAGACGGGCTTCTTCCTCAATCAGCTTCCGGATATCTTCTTCCTGTAAAGCCAAATCTCTGTCATCCTTCACCAATTGGCCAATGAGCCTTTCCTGTTCAGCTTCGTTTGCTTTTGATTTATCTCTTAACTGAACAGTTTTGTCTCGCTGTTCTTCTAACTGTTCGTGAATTTCTTCCAGCTCGATTGCCTGATTGACAAGGTCGTAAAGCGTATCTTCGTACTGGCCTTGAACCAGAACAAGTTCCTCCTGGTTAAGTTCCAGCTGAGTTATAAAATTATCATCAGCTTCTGCAATTCTTGTAATACTAACCACACGGCTCACAAAGTCGCCGAAGCTCTCAGATCCCAGAACTACCTCTATGTATGTAGCTGTATCTACCCCTCTATGCTGATATGTCCTCGCCCGTTCCCGCAATAAATCGGTACGGTAATCAATATCGTCCTGAAGTCTTTCAACTTCAGCCTCAAGGTCTTTAATCTCTTCTTCATTATTTTTAATATTGGTTTCTATTTCTTCTATTCTCTGCTCGTTTTTTCCCATCACATCATCGAGCTGGGAAATTTCGCTGTTTAGTTCTTCCAGTTCCTGGACTAACTCAACAAGCCTTACTTCCGCATCGGACAGTTCCGACTGAATCGCTTCCCGTTCTGACTGGATTTGTTTCTGTTCCTCTTCATACTCTTCCGTGGCGAAAACTCCGCCGCCTCCCGCTAAACAAAATACTCCAAAGAACATCAAAACTACTATTAATTTTTTAAGCACACTGTCTCCCCCTAAGAGTTATTAGTGTCCGTCTATGAATATATCTACAATATCAGAGAAATGATCCGCACCTTACGTATGTAACACTCTTGTAAAAGAATTATTGTCTCTTTGTAATAGAAACGAAATATTTTGCCATGCTGGTAGCTGTTATGTAAAATCAACTTGTTATATTCCTTGTTAACGATTTCTTTACAAGGCCAGAAAAACTGATCCAGGTGGATGGAGTGTACATATTTACAGGTGAAAATGAAAATTCAGCACACGAAGCATGGGCTTTCGTCTCTTCTGAAACTAAACAAAGATTAATACGGATGTATTTTTCCTGCTAATAGTTCTTTTGATTTTATGCACAGATAGAACCTCAATTTTTTCCCAATATTAAAAAGCTGGAAAGTTGATAACTCTCCAGCTTAAAAACATCTTACTTTAATTACTTGCCCCAACTTCAGCGATACACCGGCCTTTGCCGAATGGTATACATAACGGAGTTCCAAATAACGGATCCTTTGTAATTTGGCAGTCCATTTTAAAAACCTTTTTTACAAGATTGCATGTGATGACTTCCTCCGGTTTACCTTGAGCAAATATTTTCTTATCCTGGACTGCTACAATGTTATGAGCATATCTGCAGGCCAGGTTCAAGTCATGAAGAACCATGACAATTGTCCGTTTTTCTTTTTCGTTCAATTCAAACAACAAATCAAGTATTTCAATTTGATGAGTCATATCTAAATAAGTGGTAGGTTCATCTAACAATATGGTGTCTGTATCCTGTGCAAGCACCATTGCTATCCAGGCACGCTGTCTTTGCCCCCCTGATAATGAATCTACTTCTCGTTCTGCAAATTCTGTCATTTGAGTGGCTGCCAATGCTTTATTTACCTTTTTTTCATCTTCCCATGACCATTGTTTCAGCCAGTTTTGATGGGGGTACCTGCCTTGCTTGACGAGCTGCAGGACAGACAGCCCTTTAGGAGCATCAGGTCCTTGAGGCAAGATCGCGAGCTGCTTTGCCACGTCTTTGGTCCCCATTTTATTAAGCATTGATCCGTCCAGGAGTATTGAGCCGCTTTTAGGCTTAAGCAATCTCGCTAACGACCGTAATAATGTGGATTTTCCACACCCATTGCCACCAATAAAAACGGTAATTTCTCCTTTAGGTATTTTAATATCCAGATTATCGATTATTAAGGATTCACCATACCCAAGACTGAGGGCATTCGCTTCTATACCACGCATACTCTGACACTCCCTTCCATACAAACACTCCTGTAACTCAGAAGTACATATATTTCATCTAATTAATTATTTATATCGCTCATTTAAGTGTATTTTAATTGAGAATCATTGTCAATAAGCTTAACAGGGACTTTCAATAAGGAAGCAGTAACTACTTAAACGCACCTTGTTTACAGTAACCAGTGATATTATAAAAATACAATATCAGTTACAAATTGCGGTTTTTATATAATAAATAAATGAAGAACGGTGCCCCTATTCCAGCAGTAAAGACACCTGCCGGAAGATCTGACGGCAAGAAAGCAGTACGGGCAACTACATCAGCCAAAGTAACGATCAAACCACCAGTCAGCGCTGCAGCAGGGACTAGTGCGGCAAAGGATGCACCGATTAGTTTTCGGGCAATATGAGGAGCTATTAATCCTACGAAGCCTATGCCTCCGGCAAAGGCCACTGCAGAGCCAGCTAAAGCAACACTGATAAATAACAGCAGAAAGCGAAACAACTGTACTTGCACACCAAGGCCGCGAGCTACATCATCTCCCAGTTCTTTCACATTAACCGTTCTGGCAAGGAAAACCGTAACAGGTATCAGAACGATAACCCATGGAAGCAGCCCGTACACATCACTCCAGTTTGCCCCATAAATACTTCCTGTCATCCATAGATATGCTCGGCCTGCTGTTGCAATATCACTAAGTACAATCATCATGGTGGTTAATGCGTTCATAGCGGCAGCTATACCTATCCCAATCAGGATTAA
Protein-coding regions in this window:
- a CDS encoding bifunctional precorrin-2 dehydrogenase/sirohydrochlorin ferrochelatase, producing MTTPLMIKLDGRQCLVIGGGRIAARKVRFLLGEGAVVTVISKGLAKELEEYRPQFHYVEKAYSSEDIGSVAGDLPAGCFLAVIATNEKELNEGISEELRHHVPLINIVDNQEQSNFYFPAYIKRGLLKIAVSTSGASPILAKKIKNQLETEFGPEYEDYMEYLRKEREYALVNFETEAERKDYLEKVTRLM
- a CDS encoding sirohydrochlorin chelatase, translated to MENLKLIDQLKKEGVFKLETKYGVLIIAHGSKSQGWEDQIKRTVDKVQCAYPIVISYLEFSVMTIERGIEELEEMGVTQIIIVPLFVSSGSSHIEEIKFALGISHAFSGRADIQPVKLQVPVIWREPMNAHPIVLDILSDQIQELSKAPEKESLLIAAHGSKQPSLSEKWSEQLEKIKSGLERRFAFEQVEYGSLYPDNLREAAEDLLSKGGKVLVIPLVLSEGYLTKKSIPAKLDGLDYIWNGKTIVPHNLVARWIEQQIGEAEAEAEGKCSDDHTIND
- the nirB gene encoding nitrite reductase large subunit NirB, encoding MKKQLVMIGNGMAGVRCIEEILKRNPEQFEITIIGDEPHPNYNRIMLSNVLQGKAAINEITINDWNWYKEYGITLYTGEKVTEIRKDEKVIATDNGRTLPYDELIIATGSRAFILPIPGADLEGVIGFRTIEDTEKMIDIARKKSKAVVIGGGLLGLEAARGLIDQGMEVHVVHLLPTLMEQQLDQPAARMLKKDLEKQGMKFLMEKQTTEIYGNENVEGIKFSDGSTIECDLVVMAVGISPNTSLAKDAGFDVNRGIITDDYMRTSFPSVYAIGECAEHRGETYGLVAPLYEQGAVLADFITGKATEGYQGSVLSTQLKVAGCDLFSAGQIHEDDSTDSIVVHDSVAGVYKKVLTSDNKVTGIVLYGDASDGSRLFSMLKKGTDITEFTTASILQKAGEQEDPNQLIAEMPAEETVCGCNGVTKGTIVRSVLEDGLNTYDEVKICTKAGASCGKCKPMVEAILSYTLGDSFDAAAQKTGMCGCTELSRDEVVEQIKEKGMQSPMEVRFVLGFSSPEGCSKCRPALNYYMRMLYPETYEDDKASRFVNERMEGNIQKDATFSVIPRMYGGTTTADELIRIGEVAKKYEVPLVKITGASRIGLYGVKKEDLPLVWQDLEMRSGYAYSKSLRNVKSCVGSRFCRFGTKDSLGLGITLEKELEMIDTPHKMKMGVTGCPRNCAEVLTKDFGVVCVENGYQLYFGGNGGTEVREGDFLAIAAKEEEVLANAKAYMQFYRETGVYGERTATWTERIGSKLIKEVLLDNAQRAELIERFEQARKTYREAWGAMLQHTEQKKMYEVVRK
- a CDS encoding nitrite reductase (NAD(P)H) small subunit; protein product: MNLTIERVKLFNLNELPVLMGKETEINGVSIAVFRLSNGDVRAIGSRCPHTNGPLAEGIVAGEYVYCPLMDWKVSLITGEVQPPDEGRVETYKTEVINGEVFILL
- the cobA gene encoding uroporphyrinogen-III C-methyltransferase; translation: MSGFVSFVGAGPGDIGLITEKGIRRLKSADVVLYDRLANPRLLRFTKPDCRLVYCGKLPDRHVMRQDMINRALTDFALQGLQVVRLKGGDPSVFGRVGEEAKALKEAGIEYEIVPGVTASVAAASYAGIPVTHRDYSTSFTVRTGHYCSNSTGKINESVKNADTIAYYMGIKNLPAHCDQLIKDGLPSTTKIAVVEWATTGKQRTVEGSLETINEKVISNKIQNPAMVIIGDVVSMRKELAWYEKKPLLGKRLLIAKASPSESEIERYFLDSGAEAYAFPTLTMKKTKLSNEDVEHITGSGRLIFTAPESIDIVMESLLEAGFDVRDLPRWIGCLSEKTLQALRLKGIIGHKLQKTEANSVVVGPESQQFNVTFSTHRIVRDQRFKELEERLLAEEKWETVVFPNRSSVDWFTQEADAAGLPLSLLKFAYIGNQVKAYAEEKGFQEIDEEIQREIESWKTNRSKVVSAG
- a CDS encoding SDR family NAD(P)-dependent oxidoreductase, with product MSFNEKVVIITGAAGGIGKEAVKTFAADGAKITLVDLDQEELDRVATELDLKEDRYITVAADVSDEAQVENYVNETLDAFGTVDVFFNNAGIEGKVIPIPEYPSDLFSKVLDVNVKGVFYGMKYIMPIMKEHKGGSIINTASVAGLGGTAGVSAYIASKHAVLGLTKTAALEGAPDGIRVNAVCPSPVNNRMMRSLEAGFSPENAEAAQQNFAAAIPLGRYAENQEIVDLVYFLASEKASFITGGIYTIDGGMRAM
- a CDS encoding 3D domain-containing protein is translated as MLKKLIVVLMFFGVFCLAGGGGVFATEEYEEEQKQIQSEREAIQSELSDAEVRLVELVQELEELNSEISQLDDVMGKNEQRIEEIETNIKNNEEEIKDLEAEVERLQDDIDYRTDLLRERARTYQHRGVDTATYIEVVLGSESFGDFVSRVVSITRIAEADDNFITQLELNQEELVLVQGQYEDTLYDLVNQAIELEEIHEQLEEQRDKTVQLRDKSKANEAEQERLIGQLVKDDRDLALQEEDIRKLIEEEARLQAEREAELAAQAKAEEEAAKKRAEEEAAAQAKAEEEAARAKAEEEKAQASAAQAKAAEDKAAKKKAEEEAAAQAKAEEEAAKKRAEEEAARKKAEEQQAKKESGSNNSEQVSRSNSSSNSGSSQNNSSGSNSDSGGWRTFSATAYTASCNGCSGVTRTGIDLKANPNAKVIAVDPSVIPLGSRVEVKGYGTFLAADTGGAIKGNKIDIFMPNRSDALSFGRRSVEIRVVD
- a CDS encoding ABC transporter ATP-binding protein, with amino-acid sequence MRGIEANALSLGYGESLIIDNLDIKIPKGEITVFIGGNGCGKSTLLRSLARLLKPKSGSILLDGSMLNKMGTKDVAKQLAILPQGPDAPKGLSVLQLVKQGRYPHQNWLKQWSWEDEKKVNKALAATQMTEFAEREVDSLSGGQRQRAWIAMVLAQDTDTILLDEPTTYLDMTHQIEILDLLFELNEKEKRTIVMVLHDLNLACRYAHNIVAVQDKKIFAQGKPEEVITCNLVKKVFKMDCQITKDPLFGTPLCIPFGKGRCIAEVGASN
- a CDS encoding iron ABC transporter permease; this translates as MGKFIIRNKTDSFSFQADKKSAAVISVLAAFTLLVFLFSLSAGSAWISLFQVIKQLTGSTAEHDFVINTLRLPRTLLAFLVGAALGVSGLILQGIVRNPLASPDIIGITGGASVGAIIFLVSFAGQISISWLPLAAIAGAGAVSVIIYILSWKNGVTPIRLILIGIGIAAAMNALTTMMIVLSDIATAGRAYLWMTGSIYGANWSDVYGLLPWVIVLIPVTVFLARTVNVKELGDDVARGLGVQVQLFRFLLLFISVALAGSAVAFAGGIGFVGLIAPHIARKLIGASFAALVPAAALTGGLIVTLADVVARTAFLPSDLPAGVFTAGIGAPFFIYLLYKNRNL